The nucleotide window TGAGCGAAAACAGATTTTCATCAAAGATAATTTCAAATATTCTGACAAAGGCGAACTGAAGGCGATGCTACTCTTCTCCGATTTGGATTATGAAACGCCTGGCGGACTGACTTTGGCACAAATGGACGCCAACAGAAAACAAGCCAGACCAGCTACCGCAACGCTTCCAGGAGCGAAAGAACAAAATGCAGGAATTCGAAATAAAATGATTTTGGCCGGACTGTCCAATCAATATCAATTGACGAACGGACTTTCGCATTTTGTTTTGGTTCAAGGTTCTTATGTAGATTTTGAAAATCCTTTTATCACCAATTTTGAAAACCGATTTGAAAGCAATTATGCCTTGAGAACGCATTTCAATTATGAGAAAAATTGGGACAGAGTTTCTGCCGAATGGCGATTGGGTTACGAAGGTGCGACCAATCCAATTTATATTAAAAACTTTAATAATAATCTTGGAACAGAAGGCAATCCTCAGAATTTTGATAAGCTGAGAAACAATTCCGGATTCTATTTTCTGTCGCAGAAATTGAATTTTAATGAGCGGTTGTTTACTGATATTTCCATTAGTTTAAATTCGAATTCTTACAAATGGGAAAAGATTTTCCCGACTTCTGAAACTGGAAATGTGAAGTTCAAAAACCAATGGTTGCCCAATTTTGGGATGACCTATGTTTTGGACAAAGGATTTTCTGTGAGAGGGAAAATCGGGAAAGGAAATTCGGCGCCGACGAATGAGGAGATTCGCTCTTCCAATCAGGAATTCAACCTCAATCTCGTTCCGGAATATGGCTGGAATAAGGAAATTGGCGTGCGGAAACAATTTGGGAATACGGTTTTTGTGGAACTGAATTATTTTGATTTCCGAATGAAAGATGCGATTGTTCGAAGACAGAATGACGCCGGACAGGAATATTTTGTGAATCAGGGAAACACGGTTCAGAAAGGTTGGGAATTTCTCTTGGAATCGAAAAGATTTGATTTGAAGAATGAGATTTTGAGTCATTTCAAATTCAGATTTTCGGGAAGCCTTTATGATTTTAAATTTAAAAATTATGTTCAGGGAACTTCGGACTTTTCAGGAAATGCTTTGACCGGCGTTCCAAAAACCACCATCAACAGTTTGCTGAATTTTACGTTCTTTAAAAAATTATCTATAGATTATTCTCAATTTTTGACTTCAAAAATTCCTTTGACGGACGCGAATTCTGTTTGGTCCGAACCTAGTTTGGTTTCGAACATTCAATTCCGATATCCTATTAAATTCGAAAAATCAAGGCTGGATTTGTTTTTCCAAATTCAGAATTTGTACAATGAGGACTATGTTTTGGGATTTGACATTAATGCTTTTGGAAACCGGTTTTACAATCCGTCGGCAAAACGGAATTTTGTGGTGGGCGCAAATATTCAATTGTAAAATTTAAAATTTCTCAGTCAAATATTTCCAATAACGTTTCGGAACGTGCTGAACGTGGAGTTTGATATTTTTTCGTTCCTTGATATTGGTCTTCGTGAAATAACTTTTCCAAAGTTCCTGATAATTAATCTCTTCCTCGTGGAATTTCTGCTGATATTGATTCAGATTGAATGATGAATCCGGGTAGAAAAATTCGCAATTCTCTAAGTCATAAAACAATCCGTAATGGCGTTTGAGGTCATAAATCATCCATTTTTGGTCGGCGTATCGGTCTTTGAAATGTTTGCGAATCAAAGGCAGAACATCAAAATCAGGGTCGATTTTGGCGAAATAAATATCGTCCTTCATTTTCTCAAACCTGACGAATGCTGTCATCCGATGTCTTTCTCTACTTACTGATTTACAGATTTTTGAGATTTGAAGAATGTCATCGTTGGCGAAATTCTGCAAGACATTATCATCCGGACTTTTAATCGATTGCTTGATGGCAGAAAATATTAAATCTTCAGATTCCGGAAGTTCTGAGAGAAAAACCATCAGCAATTGTTTGATGCCGGATTTTCCAATGCTTGTTTCTAATTTCTTTAGAACGCGGTCAGATTTTTCGTTTTGCGTCACAACCTCGTGCATTTCGGCGAACATATTTTCCTGCTGGAATCTTTCTCTGTTTCGGATTTCCACGTCTTTATACTTGTATTCAAAAACTTCGAATACTGTGGTTAAAAGTCCGTCGAAACTGCCGTCGTAGAGGAGGGTTACCAATTATTTATTGCAATCTTTAGTTGAGTTTTCAATTTTACTTTTATCAAATCCTAGAGCAAGTGCTTTTGCAAAGTTTTCGCAAGCTTCCTTTTTTTTATTTTGATTTTGTAGAATTTCTCCTTTTGTTACATAAGCAATCGTATATTTTGAATCGATTGAAATAGATTTTTCTATATCATTTAGTGCCTCTGTATACTTTTTTTGAGTGTTATAAATGTCTGCTCGATTATTATATAATATTTCATCATTTGGATATTGATTGATGAGATTAGAAAAATCATTTAACGCTTCATCTATCTTTCCTTGATGTTTTTTTATAAGAGCAAGACTCACAAAAGCCTCGATTGATTTAGGATTTATTTTGATTGCTTTCTCTACATCTTTGATTGCCAAATCATATTTTCCCTGCTTATCATAAACTTTCGCCCTATTAGTTAAAGCTTTATCATTGTTTGGTTCTAATTCCAGCGCTTTATTATAATCAGTCAAACTCTCATCAAGCTTATTCATATTAAAATATAAAAAGCCTCGATTCAGATAGGGAAATACATACGAATTATCATACTGTATCGCTTTATTCAAGTAAATAAGAGCTTCATCGTATTTATTCATTCTTCGGACAATCATTCCCAAATTTGAATAATGTTGTGCAAGCTTAAGAGGATTTTTTTCCTTTGCTATAAATTCTTTTGTGAGTTTTTCAGCACAATGATAATCTTTTTCATTCAAACATTTTTTTATTTCAGGAGAAGATGATTGAGCAGTTAAAATTCCGAAAAACAGAATCGATAAATAAGTAAAAATTGATTTCATAGTTTTTTCTGTAAAGATAATATTTAAAACAAAGTCAACTGCTGTGAAAACTGATTCTGAAATTTAAAACTAAAAATATCTCGGAACATCTCGACTTCCGTGGAACACTCTTACAATTCGGATATGATTGTCCAAAATCCTGTAGAAAATGAGATGATGGTCTTTTGGAAAGCTGTACAAACCTATTTTTATTTCATTTCGCGTTTTCCCTAATTCTGGATTTGTAAGCAAACTTTGAAAAACGTCTTCAATCTCAGTGAGATATTTTTCCGCTTGTTCAAATCCAAATTCATTCATCGTATAATCGAAAATATCTTCCAAATCTTCATTAGCAATTTCTGATAGAATATAGAATTCTTTAGACATTGCTATTATCTTTCTTCTTGGATTTGATGATTTCTTTTATCGACCTTGAACTTGAATTACCATCCCAACCTTTCTCAATTTCATTTCTCAAATCCTGAATTATGCGATGGCGATAAACTTCGTGGAGACGCAAAGCATCACGTACAACCTCGCTGGCATTCTGAAAATCTCCAGACTCTATCTGTTCGGAAATATAATTTTCCTGCTTTTTTGTGAAACTGACATTCATTTTAAATTCTTTCCTCGAAATTACAATTAATATCCAAATTTAGCAAATATGGACATAATAAAAAATAATTCTTTTATAATTTGAAAAGCAATATTATTTCCTGTTTCTCAGGCTGAGACTCTCGAAGCCCAATATTTAAAACAAAGTCAACTGCTGGGAAAATTGATTTTGGAATTTGGATTGACTTCCGCCGATAATTAATTTTCTCAAATTCAAATCGGTCAAATGTTTCAAGAATGGATTGCCGTAACTGAAATCTATGAAATATTTCGCACGATTGACAGCTGCACCTAACTTTTTCAAATTATCAATATTCAAAACCTGGAAACGTCTGGAGCTAACAATCTTCATCGCCGTTTTCACACCAATTCCCGGAATTCTGAGAATCATTTTATAATCCGCCGTTTGAAGATTGACTGGAAATTGGTCTAAGTGACGCAATGCCCAACTTAATTTAGGGTCCACTTCCAAATCCAGAAACGGCATATTGGAATCCAAAATCTCATCCGCTTTGAAACCATAGAAACGCATCAACCAATCGGATTGATACAAACGATTTTCCCTCAAAACAGGCACTTCCGCCGTGATTGCTGGCAAGCGATTGTCCGACGTGACAGGAATATAACCCGAATAATAGACGCGTTTCATTCCGTAATTTTGGTAGAAATGGTCGGCGACTTTGATGATTTGCAAATCGTTTTCGTTGGTTGCGCCTACAATCATTTGTGTAGATTGTCCTGCTGGAGCAAACTTCGGAACGCTTTTGATGATTTTCTTCTCGTCTTTGTATTGTTGAATTCCTTTTTGAACGATTCGCATTGGTTGCAGCATATCTTCCCGATTTTTATCAGGCGCCAAAAGTTTGAGGCCAGATTCAGTCGGAATTTCTAGGTTTACGGAAAGTCGGTCTGCGTAAAGTGCGGCTTCCTGCATCAGAATATCACTTGCTCCAGGAATTGATTTGAGGTGAATGTAACCGTTGAAGTTATGTTCGTTTCTTAATTTTTTCGCGACACGAACCAAACGTTCCATCGTCGTATCCGCATCTTTGAAAATCCCGGAACTCAGGAACAAACCTTCGATGTAATTCCGACGGTAAAAACTGATGGTCAAATCCACCACTTCTTCCACCGTGAAGGCGGCGCGTTTGATGTCATTCGATTTTCTGGAAACGCAGTAGATGCAATCGTAAATGCAGTGATTGGTCAAAAGGATTTTGAGAAGCGAAACACATCGCCCATCCTCCGTATAAGTGTGACAAATTCCACTGGCAGAACTATCGCCCAATCCCCCATTATTTTTCCTTTTTCCGCCACTTGATGAGCAGGAAACGTCGTACTTGGCAGCATCGGCAAGTATTTCCAGTTTTTCTTTTGTGCGGTCGAAGTTCATATTTTTGGGGGATTTTATTTAGAAGAATTAGGCTCTAAATTTACGTCAAAAATAAGTCCAATTAATTACAATTTTGATAGTTTTTGTCAATTAAGTTACTATTATAATTATTGATAATAATGTTTAGATAATCAAAGTTCATTCTTTATTTCTTTAATGAGTTCTTGAATTTTTTGTCTTTCGTATATTTCCAAATCATCACAATTTGTAAAAGACATGTCTTCCAATTCTTGTATTTGACTCATAAATAGATTTTTAAATTTATTTACACCAATATTAAATCCATTTTTAATATCATTAGATTTTTTAAAATAAAAAGTATCTTTTTCACTTGAAGAATATTCGGATTCCAAATCTTGCGCTAATGAATTATAATAATTAATCGTTTCTTCTAATTCAAATTTTCTAGACGTGAAAATTCTATATTGATTTGCAATCCAATCATTAACTAAAAATCCTGAAAATTTTTCTTGAAACTCCTTTTTAATTTGTTCTTCTGGCAAATCACGTAATTTAATTTCATATTCAAAATCTTCTAATTTAGAATAATAGTTATCCAATGCATTAACTTGTAATATTTTTTCAAAAATTGCGTATAATAAATATATTAGAATTGAGATTTTTATTATCTCAACTTTGTATTCAATAGAAATGTTGTAAATAAAATAAAATGACGAGGAATTAATAATAATACTTAAAATTATCAATAAGAAAATAATCCTATTTTCTGATTTTTGTTTATGACTTTGTATCGTTGGAGGTGAACTAACGTTATTATTTAAATATAAATAGAAGCTCATTATGCAACCCAAAATATATGCAATAAAAAATATTATAGCATATGTTAATAGCTTCCAATCCTTTGTTAATGGAGAAAAAAACAGATATAAATTCAACAGTAAGCCTAAGGGAAACGAAACAAACAAACTTAAAATTTGATAATTATCGAGATTTTCATTCTTAATTACTTTCAGATGTTTAAAATTTTTAAGATTGGGAAACAAATAATAGAAAAAACTTCCATTTATAAAAAGCATATTAAATAAAAATGCAATCAAACAAACCGTTAGTGGTAAATTATCAAATTCAAATATAGAATCAATAAGTAAAAATTCTATACATCCAAATAATTTGTAGGCTGTGAGAATAACAAGTGAATATAAGACATAAGAAGTTATACCAGACTCTCTTTTTCTTTGTAAATTTCTATCAATTAATTTGCTCAAAAATTCTTTCATTATGTTGTTTTTTTAGTCTTTAGATTATTTTACGTAGCAAACAAATATACAAACCAATCCTCAAAAATCTCCCAAAATCCTTATCTTTACAAACATAAAATTTTACTATGAACCATCAACCGGTTGAAGGTTTTTCCAAATTGTCAAAACAGGGAAAAATCGATTGGCTAATCAAAGAATATCTCGACGGAAACAAAGAACACGAAACGGTTCTCACTCAATATTGGAACGAAAATCCAGACCTGCAAAAACTGCACGACGAATTCTCGGAAAACACAATTTCCAATTTCTTTATGCCTTACGGAATTGCTCCAAACTTCCTGATTGACGGAAAACTTTTGGCTCTTCCAATGGCCGTTGAAGAAAGTTCTGTAGTGGCTGCAGCGAGTAAAGCGGCAAAATTCTGGATTGACAAAGGTGGTTTCAAAACAACGATTATCAATACAGAAAAACTGGGTCACACGCATTTTATCTTCAAGACCGAAGCTCATAAACTTCTTCATTTTTTCAATTTTAAACTGAAGAAAAAATTGTTGGAGGCCACGGAAGATATTACCAAAAATATGCGCAACCGAGGTGGCGGAATTCTGAATATCAAGCTCATCGACAAAACGGCTGAGCTGGAAGATTATTTCCAATTGAAAGCGAGTTTTGATACCGTGGATTCTATGGGCGCGAATTTCATTAATTCTTGTCTGGAACAATTCGGAAAAACTTTGAAAGAAGAAGTTGCCAACGAGGAAAGTTTCTCTCAGGAAGAAAAGGATTCGTTGCAAATCGTGATGAATATCCTTTCCAATTACACGCCGGATTGCATTGTAAGAGCCGAAGTTTCCTGCAAAATTGAAGATTTGAAGGATGATAGTGGCATCTCCAACGAAGAATTTGCGTGGAAATTCAAACGTGCGGTGACGATTGCAGAAATCGAACCTTACAGAGCGACGACGCACAACAAAGGGATTATGAATGGTGTCGATGCAGTAGTTATCGCGACTGGAAATGATTTCCGAGCGACGGAAGCTTGTGCACACGCTTATGCTGCGCGAAACGGGAAGTATTCTTCGCTGACACATTGCACCACGGACAATGGGATTTTCAGATTTTGGATTGACTTGCCAATTTCGGTTGGTGTGGTTGGCGGATTGACGAATCTTCATCCGTTGGTGAAATTCTCATTGGCTCTTCTTGGAAAACCATCTGCTCAGGAATTGATGAGTATTTTGGCGGTTTCCGGATTGGCGCAGAATTTTGGAGCGCTTCGTTCTTTGGTGACGACAGGAATCCAGAAAGGTCATATGAAAATGCACCTTTTCAACATTTTGAATCAATTTGGTGCGACAGAAGAGGAGAAACAGCATTTTGTGACCTACTTCAAAGACAAGACGGTGAGCCATCACGAGGTGATTTCGGAGTTGGAAAAATTGAGAAATAAATAGATTTATGTTTGGACTCGCATTATCAGCATTAATCTTGATTTTCGGAATATTTCTGAAAACGACAAACAATCCCGGATTCGCAAGTTCGAAGCGGTTTTCTTGGCTGTTCATTATCTTGGGAATCATCACATTGGTTGGGGAAATTGTTATTTTAAATCAAAAAGGGGAATTATAAATTGTAGAAACCGTCAGTCATTGCAGTATTAAAAATTAGGTAAAATAAATGTGGTATATCTTCGACAATTCTAATTCAATTGGTAAAAAAGGTTCTGAAGGAGGAATTATTCTTTCAGACTTTGAAAATAGCAATGGTGCGAGAATAACAATTGAACAAGATGGCAACATTGCATCTTTTTCTGTAACAATCGGAATTTACAACCTGATGTTTCACACTTATTTTTGTAGTTCCGAACAAGAAGCGATTTCTTTTAGAGAAGAAACTATAGAAAAAATTGATAACATATTTAACTTATTGAAAGTAGATAACGAAAATAGAAATGAAGAATGGGAAATTAATTTAAATCATAAAATAGAAGAAATTTGTAAAAATTAAATTATGAAAAACTTAACTCTGATCATCGGCGGAATCTACGGTTTATTGTCCGTAGTTCTTGGTGCATTTGGCGCGCACGCCTTCAAAAAAATATTATCAATCGAAAGACTGGAAAGCTTTGAAACGGGTGTTCGTTATCAAATGTATGCGGCGTTTTTCCTTTTGATTGTAGGTTATATTCTAAAATTCGAAACGACTTCTGAGAAATGGATTTCCATCTTGATGATCGCGGGAACTTTTATATTTTCTGTGAGCATTTATTGCCTGGCTTTTCAGGATGTTTGGGGCGTTAATCTTAAATTCCTTGGACCAATCACACCTCTTGGCGGATTGTTTATGATCATCAGTTGGGGAATGTTGATCTGGTATTTTGCCAAGGCTAAATTTTAAATGAAACTATTAGTTTTTCTTTTTTTAGTTCTTTCTTTTGGCTTTATTAAAGGCCAGAAAATACATTCTATTTATGTATTAATTAAAAAAGAAAAATTTGCAAATCATTATAAAAATTACATTGAACGTGACAGCTTAGTCTTGTACAAAGATTCTACCTTTAGAAAGGAAAATCATTATAGTGGGTTCGATGAAATTGACAAAAGTATTCTATTTGGCAAATGGAAATTTTCTAAAAAATCACTACAGTTAATAATTCAAAAAAGAGAAGATTCTTTTAGAATAACAATGTTAAATGAAACTCAAATCATCAATAGAAGCCAATTAAGGAAATATAAAAAATCAAATCAATAAATGTTCTTCATCTTCGGAATCAAAACCAAACTCGTGGGAAAAGAAGACCGTAAAGTCTTGAAAAATGGCTTTATGGCGAATGCTATTGTGTCGGTCTACAAAAATTATTTCGAGTTGTTTTTCATTCCGATTTTTCCGTTCAGTAAGAAATACAGCATTTACATTCCGCATTCGGATGAGTATTATGAGACCGGATTTGGCTCTTCGAATATGCCGAAAGAATATCTGGAACTTTGTAAAGAAGTTGGAAGGAACTACTGAAAACCCAAGCTGTGTGAGCGATGTTAGCGGAAATCCCGGAATACGCGCTGGCCAAAGCCAAGGAATGAGGAATTGCAGCGGTCGTAGCGACCCGAGCGGCTGGAACTTGGCGCTGGCGAGGGACACACCCAGATAATAGTGAAAACTGATTTCAATCAGACATTTATGTAATGTAATTCGACACTTTTTCTTAAATTTGTGAATCTTATAAAATCTAAAAATTAATCAATAATATATTATGAATCTTCACGAGTATCAATCAAAAGAGATTTTAGCAAAATACGGGGTTAATATCCAACGTGGTTTTGTTGCAAACAATGTGGACGAAGCTGTGTCTGCTGCCGAAAAACTTACTGCTGAAACTGGAGCGCAAGCTTGGGTGGTAAAAGCTCAGATCCACGCTGGTGGTAGAGGAAAAGGTGGCGGTGTAAAGTTCTCTCCAAATATGGACAAACTGAAAGAAAACGCTGGAAACATCATCGGAATGCAATTGATCACACCTCAGACTTCTTCTGAAGGTAAAAAAGTACATTCTGTTTTGGTAGCTGAAGATGTATATTATCCTGGAGAATCTGAAACTAAAGAATTTTATGTTTCTATCCTTCTAGACAGAGCTTTAGGAAAAAACACGATCGTTTATTCTACAGAAGGTGGGATGGACATCGAGCACGTTGCAGAAGTGACGCCTCACTTGATCCACAAAGAAGTGATTGATGCGGCTTACGGATTGCAAGGTTTCCAGGCTAGAAAAATTGCTTTCGGACTTGGTCTTGAAGGGAATGCTTTCAAAGAATTCACAAAATTCATCACGTCTCTTTACAACGCTTACATCGGGATCGATGCCTCTCTTTTCGAAATCAACCCGGTTCTAAAGACTTCTGACAACAAAATTATCGCTGTAGATGCAAAAGTAACTTTGGACGACAACTCATTGTTCCGTCACAAAGACCTTGCTGAATTGAGAGATACAAGAGAAGAAGATCCATTGGACGTAGAAGCTGGCGAAGCTGGACTTAACTTCGTGAAGTTGGACGGAAACGTGGCTTGTATGGTAAACGGAGCTGGTCTTGCAATGGCAACTATGGATATCATCAAATTATCTGGCGGAAATCCTGCAAACTTCTTGGACGTAGGTGGAACTGCTGATGCACAGAGAGTTCAGACTGCTTTCGGAATCATCTTGAGAGACCCGAACGTAAAAGCGATCTTGATCAACATCTTCGGAGGGATCGTAAGATGCGACAGAGTGGCGCAAGGTGTTGTAGACGCTTACCACGCAATGGGAAGCCTTCCAGTGCCATTGATCGTAAGATTGCAAGGAACCAACGCTGTAGAAGCTAAAAAACTAATTGACGAGTCTGGACTTCCTGTTCACTCTGCAATTACTTTGGACGAAGCTGCAAACAAAGTAAAAGAAGTTCTTGCTAGCTAAGAATTTTCTAAAATAAATATCAGATCCGTTCAATTTTTTGAGCGGATTTTTTTGTGTCTTCATTTGGGCAGCTTTTCCGCCTTCCACTCCCGCTATTTTTCCCGCCGCATTTCCCGCCGCAAAAAATGAGCTCCGTTAAAGTCGGGCTGCGAGGTTCACAATAATGTAGAATTTGGTTTCTCAAGTCTCATTTCCATTTAATATAATATTTTCCAAAATAAAATAAGAAAGAACACCGTTTCAAATTTAGGAACGGTTTTTTAATTCAATACCTTAGACTGAAACGATGAAAAATATCTACATTCCAAATCCTTGCTCGGAGAACTGGCACGAAATGAATCCAGAAGAAAAAGGCAAATTCTGCTATGTCTGTAGCAAATGCGTGATAGATTTTACAGAAAAGAACACTCAGGAAATTCAACAAATCATTGAAGAAAAATCAAATGAAAGTGTTTGCGGAAGATTCTACAATTATCAGTTAAATATTGAAGATTCGAAAACTTTAAAATTGAAAGACAAGTTTTTCAAATATATTCCTGCGAGTTTTCAGAATAATAGAATTTCGCTGGGCTTATTTTCATTAATACTATTCCTAACAGGTTGTGCTAAAGAAAAAGAAAGTAGTGTCGCTACGACTGGCGTTGTATTGGCAGAAGAAGATATTCTTTCAAAAAATAATGATTATGTAATGGGAGAAGCGCTCATCGAAAATGATTCTGTTGCAAAAATGCCTGAAAAAGATAGTGTTGCATTAAAGAAAAAATCGAAATAAACGTAAAAAAAAAAAAGACAGCCAAAAAGCTGTCTTAATAATTTATTTTAAATGAGGTCAGTAATTCTTAACCAAACCTTTTACAAGCTTAATCACATTTGGCATCGCTTTGTTTGCTGCTTCCAAAACTTCCTCGTGAGAAACTGCAAAGGCAATATCCGGTCCGCCAAGATCGGTAATGATCGACAAACAGAAACAATCCATTCCCTGATGTTTTGCAACAATCACTTCCGGAACAGTACTCATTCCGACTGCATCTCCGCCAATTGCTTTAATCATGCCGTATTCTGCTGGTGTTTCAAAAGTTGGTCCTGATAAAGCCACATAAACACCTTCTTTGACATCAATATTTTCTTCTACAGCAATTGACTTAGCCAATTGAATCATCTTGCGATTGTAAGGTTCACTCATATCTACGAAACGTGGTCCGAATTCGTCGATATTTTTACCTCTTAGTGGATGTTCTGGCAACATATTGATATGATCTGTTACAATCATAATATCTGCCACTTTGAAGTTCGGATTCACGCCGCCGCAAGCATTGGAAAGGATTAGATTTTTAATTCCCAACAAATGAAAAACTCTGAATGGAAAAGTGACGGTTTCAATCGAATGACCTTCGTAATAATGAAAACGGCCGCTCATCATCAAAACTTTTTTGCCTTCCAGAATTCCGTAGATTAATTTTCCGCCGTGACCAACAACTGTTGTCTGTGGGAAATTGGGAATATCTTTATAATCTAAAGTATGAATCGCCTCTACCTCGTGCTGAAGTTTTCCTAAACCAGAACCCAATACAATTGCAAAATCCGGTGTTTCCCCGATAATGCTCTTGATAAATTCTGCTGTTTCTTTATACTTTTCTAACATAGTTTTGAATGATCTGGTTAAACTCTTCGCGCTTGTCAATCTCTACATTGATTGGCCAATAAAAAATCTTGTTTCGAAGATAATCAAAAGTCTTGAGGCGTACATAATCT belongs to Chryseobacterium sp. KACC 21268 and includes:
- a CDS encoding purine-nucleoside phosphorylase; the protein is MLEKYKETAEFIKSIIGETPDFAIVLGSGLGKLQHEVEAIHTLDYKDIPNFPQTTVVGHGGKLIYGILEGKKVLMMSGRFHYYEGHSIETVTFPFRVFHLLGIKNLILSNACGGVNPNFKVADIMIVTDHINMLPEHPLRGKNIDEFGPRFVDMSEPYNRKMIQLAKSIAVEENIDVKEGVYVALSGPTFETPAEYGMIKAIGGDAVGMSTVPEVIVAKHQGMDCFCLSIITDLGGPDIAFAVSHEEVLEAANKAMPNVIKLVKGLVKNY